A stretch of DNA from Terriglobales bacterium:
TCCCGGCTTCGTCCCCGCCTACATCCGCCCGCTCTTCTGCGAGGGCCGCGGGCCCTTCCGCTGGGTGGCGCTCTCCGGCGACCCGGCGGACATCGCCGTCACCGACGAGCTGGTGCTCGAGATGTTTCCCGGCAACCGCATCCTCAGCCGCTGGATCGAGCTGGCGCGCAAGCGCATCAAGTTCCAGGGACTGCCGGCGCGCATCTGCTGGCTGGGCTATGGCGAGCGCGCCCAGTTCGGCCTGGCCATCAACGAGCTGGTGAAGAAGGGCAAGCTCAAAGCGCCAATCGTCATGGGCCGCGATCACCTTGACACCGGCTCGGTGGCTTCTCCTTTCCGTGAGACTGAGAGCATGAAGGACGGCTCAGACGCCGTCGCTGACTGGCCACTCTTGAACGCGCTGCTGAATACCGCGAGCGGAGCGTCGTGGGTTTCCATCCACAACGGGGGAGGCGTGGGCATCGGCTACTCGCAGCACGCCGGCCAGGTGACCGTGGCCGACGGCTCCGACGCCATGGCCAAACGCATCGAGCGTGTCCTGACCAATGACCCCGGGATCGGCGTGGCGCGGCACGCGGACGCCGGCTACGAGGAGGCTATCGAGTTCGCTCACCGTAAGGGCGTGAAGATCCCCGGGGAGAAATAGCGTGGGCGCACACAAAGGCGCGGCGGCATTGGCGAGCGCGAGCTTCGACGAGCTTCTCCGCCACAACGAGGAGGAGACCGAGCGCTGGCGCAAGTTCTTCGCGGCAACTCCGGCGGCCTTGGACGTGCCGATGGATATGGCGGACATGAAGACTGTCCGCGGCGCCGTGCTCCACATCTTCGTGGTCGAACAGCTCTATGGCGAACGCCTGTCCGGCACCACTCGCGAGCGGTTTTCCTACGACGACTTTCCCGCGGATTCACTCGAGCAGCTTTTTGCCTATCACGAGGGCGCGCTGGGGCATCTTCGCAAACTCCTCGACAGTTATACCGAGGCGCAGTGGAGCGAGCCCATCGAGTTCAAGGCGCGCGTGATGAGCATCACAGCCAGCCGCCGTAAGATGTTCGCCCACGTCTTGTTGCACAGCGTGCGCCATTGGGGGCAGGTCGCCATGGTTCTCCGCCAGAACGGCTTCAAACAGGACTGGCAGCACGACTTCATCTTCACTCAGGTGATGGAGTAAGTGGCGCCGAACGTCCAGGTCCTCCTGCTAGCCAACATCGGCCAGCTCCTCACCCTGCGCTCTACTACCTTCAAGGCCACCGGCCCGTTGCGCCGGCCGGAGCTGAACGACATTGGGCTGGTGGAAGACGCCGCGGTGCTTTGTGTGGACGGGAAGATCGCCGCCGCGGGGAAGCAGAGCGACATCCTGCGCGCAGCGAAAGGGAAGAAGCCGGTGGAGCTCGACTGCGCCGGCAAGGTCGTCCTGCCCGGCTTTGTGGATTCGCACACGCATCTGATCTTTTCCGCGCCTCGCCTCGCGGACTTCGAAAAACGCATTGCCGGCGCCAGTTACGAAGAAATCGCCGCGGCCGGCGGCGGCATCCGCTCCAGCGTCGAAGGCGTGCGCAAGGCGGGCGTCAAGGAGCTGGCCGGGAAGGCGTTGGCTGCGCTCGAGGAAATGTCCCGGCAGGGTACCACCACCGTGGAAGCGAAGTCGGGCTACGGGCTCACCACGGAAGCCGAGCTCAAGTCGCTCGAAGCCATCCGCGCCGTCGCAGTCGAATGGCCCGGGACCATCGTTCCCACGCTGCTCGGTGCGCATGTAGTCCCCAAGGAATTCCAGGGCAAGCCGGAGAAGTACCTGAAAGAGGTCTGCGAGAAGATGATCCCGCAGGCGGCCAAGAAAAAACTGGCGCAGTTCGTGGACATCTTCGTGGAGCGCGGCGCCTTCAGCCTTGCCGACGCCGAGCGCGTCTTCGAGGCTGCCGCCAAGTACGGCCTTGGGGTGCGCGCGCACGTCTGCCAGTTGAGCGGCATGGAGGTGTGGCCGCTGCTGCGCTTCCATCCCGCCTCGCTCGACCACATGGACTGGGTGGCGGATGAAGACCTGCCGCAGCTCGCGCGCCGCGACACCGTGGCCACGCTCCTCCCCGGCGCCAACTTTTTCCTCGGCCTCGACCGCTATCCTCCGGCGCGGCGGCTGATCGAGGCGGGCGTCCCCGTGGCCCTGGCCACCGACTACAACCCCGGCAGCTCGCCCATCGCCAGTATGCCCTTTGTACTCTCGCTGGCCTGCACGCAGATGAAAATGACGCCGGCGGAAGCCATCGCCGCCGCCACGCTCAACGGCGCGCACGCTTTGCGACTCGCCCATCGCAAGGGAAGCCTCGAGCCCGGCAAGGACGCCGACCTCGCTCTTCTTGACGTGGACGACTACCGCGAGATCCCCTACTGGGTAGCGGCCAACCGCTGCGTGGGGACGATTCTCAAGGGCGTCCTGATTGCGTAAAATCATTGATTCACTCCTCGGCAGAACCCACATGATCCGGAAAGGTGACATGAAAAAACGAATCTTCTTTGTCCTGGCCGCACTTCTTACTCTTGCCGCAAGCGCGAGCGCCGAGCGCCTGCCCGGCAATGCCTCCCCGGAACACTACCAGCTCACCTTCTACCCCGACCTGAAGGCCGCCAAGTTCCGCGGGGAAGAGGCGATTGACGTGGTGCTCAAGCAGTCCAGCGCCACCCTCACCGTGAACTCCCTGGACCTGGAATATCAGGACGTGATGGCGCACATGGGGAAGAAGACGCTCACGGCCACGGTCACGACCGACCCGCAGAAGGAGACGGCCACCTTCACCTTCCCGGAACCGCTGCCCGCGGGCAAGGTCCTCATCCACGTCCACTTCACGGGAACGCTGAACGACCAGCTCGCCGGCTTCTACTTGAGCAAGGGACAAGGCCGCAACTACGCCGTCACCCAGTTCGAGGCCACCGACGCCCGCCGCGCCTTCCCCTCGTTCGACGAGCCCGCCCTGAAGGCGACCTTCGCCATCACGCTGGTGGTGGACCAGGGCGATACCGCCATCTCCAACGGCCGCATCCTCTCCGACAAGCCCGGCCCCGAGCCCGGCAAGCACACCCTCACCTTTTCCAGTACTCCCAAAATGTCTTCGTATCTGGTGGCCATGGCGGTGGGCGACTTCAAGTGCGTGAGCGGCGGGGTGGACGGCATCCCCATCCGCATCTGCTCCACTCCGGACAAGACGCATCTCGCCACCTTCGCTCTGCGCGCCGCCGAGGAGGCTGTCCATTTCTTCAATGGCTACTACCGCATCAAGTATCCCTTCGGCAAACTGGACGTGCTGGCGGTGCCCGACTTCTCCGCCGGCGCCATGGAGAATACCGGTGCCATCTTCTACCGCGAGCGCGTGCTCCTGATCGACGACGCCAAGGATTCGGTGGATTCGCATCGCACGGTGGCCGACGTGCTCGCCCACGAGATCGCCCACATGTGGTTCGGCGACCTGGTGACCGCGCAGTGGTGGGACAACATCTGGCTCAACGAGGGCTTCGCCACCTGGGCCTCGCCCAATCCCACCAAGATCTGGAAGCCGGAGTGGAACCCGCAACTGGACGAAGTGCAGGACACCGGCAACTCCTTGAGCCTGGACTCCACGGCCTCTACGCGCGCCATCCGCTCCAAGGCCGAGACCCGCGCCGAGATTGGCGAGCAATTCGACGGCATTGCCTACGGCAAGTCCGCCGCCGTGCTGCGCAGGGTGGAGGGCTACGTCGGCCGGGAAACCTTCCGCCGCGGCGTTACCAATTACCTCACCAAGCACTCCTACGCCAACGCCACCGCCGAGGACTTCTGGGGCGCCATCGCCCAGGTCTCGGGCAAGCCAGTGGACAAGGTCATGAAGAGCTTCGTGGACCAGCCGGGCGCGCCCGTCATCAGCGTCGCGTCCAAGTGCACGCAGAAGGGGGAGACCGAAGTCACGCTCTCCCAGCGGCGCTTCTTCTATGACCGCAAGCGGATGGAGGCCGGCGGCCCCGAACTGTGGAACGTTCCCGTCTGCCTCAAGCCCGCGGGATCAAGCCAGCCCGCCCGCTGTGAGCTTCTCACCCAGGAGGAACAAACCTTCACTCGGCCGGGCTGCGCGCCCTGGGTCTTCGCCAATGCCGGAAGCCAGGGCTACTACCGCTCCGCCTATTCACCGGAGGTAGTGGGCCAGATGGCGGCTGCCGCCGAGAAAGAACTCTCGCCCGCCGAGCGCATCACGCTGCTGGGCGACGAGTGGGCGCAGGTGCGCGTCGGCCACCACGACATCGGGGACCTCCTCAAGCTCGCCGAAGGGCTTAAGGGCGACCGCGAGCGCGCGGTGGTGGAGATCGTTGCCACACGTCTGCGCGACATCTCTGACGACCTGACCAGCGACGCCGCCCGCGAGGCCTACCAGGCCTGGGTGCGCGAGCTGCTGCGTCCGGCGGCCGCCGAACTGGGCTGGCAGGCGCAGCCGGGCGAGAGCGAGGAGCGCCACAGCACTCGCGCCTACGTGCTCTACACGCTGGGCTATGCCGGGGACGATCCTCAGGTCTTCCAGCAGGCGCGGGCGCTGGTGGAGCGGCACCTGAAGGAAGGCGCCGAGGCCGACCCCACGCTGCTGGAGACCGCCGTGCGTCTGGCCGCCATTCACGGGGACGCCGCGCTCTACGACCAGTATCTCGACCAGGCGCGCAAGCTTCAGGCGCCCGAGGAGCGCTACCTCTATCAGCAGGCGCTCGCCCGCTTCCGCGATCCCGCGCTCATCCAGCGCACGCTCGAATACAGCATCTCCCCGGAGGTGCGCATTCAGGACTCCGGGCGCATGCTGGGTTCCGTTTTCGAGAATCCGGCGGCGCGCGCTATCGCCTGGCAGTTCGTGAAGACGCGCTGGAGCGACGTGCAGGGCAAGATGGGACTCTCGCTTGGGGGCCAGCGGGTCATTCGCGCGGCTGGCGGATTCTGCGATGCCGCGGCGCGTGACGACGTGCAGAAGTTCGCCGGCGAACACAACGTCCCCGCTGAGAGCCGCAGCCTGCGCCAGTCGCTGGAGCGCATCAACAACTGCATTGGCCTGAAGTCGGCGCAGCAGGAGCGGCTCGCGCTCTGGCTCCGCAGCCACAGCGCGGCAGGAGTGCAGTAAGGGCTGTGTAGGCTCGGCTCTCTGAGCCGGGTGCAACGAGGCACGGGTCGGAAACCCGTGCCTACACATCAACGTATGCTGCCCCGAAAATACGATTATCGGCGAAAGCTCCCACACTTACAGAAAGACTATCGGCCCGTATTCGTCACCTTCGCCACGCACACGAGATGGGAGCTTCCCGAGACTGCCAGGCAGTTAGCGCTCGATTCCTCTTTGAAGCAAGACGGCAACACAATCGACCTGCACGTAGTCGTTGTCATGCCCGATCGCGCGCACCTGATCTTCTCGCCGCGGAGCGACCGCGACGGCCCTTTCAGCCTCATGGAAATCATGCACGCTATCAAGGGTGCCTCTGCCCATGCCATCAACCAAGCCCTACAACGGCGGGGTCGGGTCTGGCAGGAAGAGTCCTTTGACCACGTTCTCCGATCCAACGAAAGCCTGGCCAAGAAGGTTGATTACCTTTGTCAGAATCCAGTACGCGCAGGATTAGCGAGGGCCCCCGAAGAGTATCCCTGGCTCTGGCGAGGCGTGGTTCCGGTCCTTTAGAGGTTTGTATAGGCCCGGCTCTCTGAGCCGGGCGGAAAGAGGCACGGGTCGAAGACCCGTGCCTACACGAGCAGCGCTGGGGAAAGGTTGAACCTTACTGGTGGGTCACAGGCGCTTCGGCCGTGGGCGGGACCGGAGGCAGCGCCGGGGCAGCCTCTTCGGCCAGTTCGGGCAGCGGCGTGACCAGAGCGACTTGCAGCACCTGGTCCATGGTCTCGACGAAGTGCAGCTTCAGAACGCTGCGCAGGTTCGCAGGAACGTCTTCCAAGTCCTTCTCGTTGTCCTTGGGCATAATGATCTCGAAGATCCCGGCGCGATGCGCGGCCAGCAGCTTTTCCTTGAGGCCGCCGATGGGCAGTACCTTGCCGCGCAGGGTGATCTCCCCGGTCATGGCCAGATCGCGGCGCACGGCGATCTTGCTCAGCGCGCTGGCGATGGCGGTGGCGATGGTGATGCCC
This window harbors:
- a CDS encoding DinB family protein; amino-acid sequence: MGAHKGAAALASASFDELLRHNEEETERWRKFFAATPAALDVPMDMADMKTVRGAVLHIFVVEQLYGERLSGTTRERFSYDDFPADSLEQLFAYHEGALGHLRKLLDSYTEAQWSEPIEFKARVMSITASRRKMFAHVLLHSVRHWGQVAMVLRQNGFKQDWQHDFIFTQVME
- the hutI gene encoding imidazolonepropionase, whose translation is MAPNVQVLLLANIGQLLTLRSTTFKATGPLRRPELNDIGLVEDAAVLCVDGKIAAAGKQSDILRAAKGKKPVELDCAGKVVLPGFVDSHTHLIFSAPRLADFEKRIAGASYEEIAAAGGGIRSSVEGVRKAGVKELAGKALAALEEMSRQGTTTVEAKSGYGLTTEAELKSLEAIRAVAVEWPGTIVPTLLGAHVVPKEFQGKPEKYLKEVCEKMIPQAAKKKLAQFVDIFVERGAFSLADAERVFEAAAKYGLGVRAHVCQLSGMEVWPLLRFHPASLDHMDWVADEDLPQLARRDTVATLLPGANFFLGLDRYPPARRLIEAGVPVALATDYNPGSSPIASMPFVLSLACTQMKMTPAEAIAAATLNGAHALRLAHRKGSLEPGKDADLALLDVDDYREIPYWVAANRCVGTILKGVLIA
- a CDS encoding M1 family metallopeptidase, translated to MKKRIFFVLAALLTLAASASAERLPGNASPEHYQLTFYPDLKAAKFRGEEAIDVVLKQSSATLTVNSLDLEYQDVMAHMGKKTLTATVTTDPQKETATFTFPEPLPAGKVLIHVHFTGTLNDQLAGFYLSKGQGRNYAVTQFEATDARRAFPSFDEPALKATFAITLVVDQGDTAISNGRILSDKPGPEPGKHTLTFSSTPKMSSYLVAMAVGDFKCVSGGVDGIPIRICSTPDKTHLATFALRAAEEAVHFFNGYYRIKYPFGKLDVLAVPDFSAGAMENTGAIFYRERVLLIDDAKDSVDSHRTVADVLAHEIAHMWFGDLVTAQWWDNIWLNEGFATWASPNPTKIWKPEWNPQLDEVQDTGNSLSLDSTASTRAIRSKAETRAEIGEQFDGIAYGKSAAVLRRVEGYVGRETFRRGVTNYLTKHSYANATAEDFWGAIAQVSGKPVDKVMKSFVDQPGAPVISVASKCTQKGETEVTLSQRRFFYDRKRMEAGGPELWNVPVCLKPAGSSQPARCELLTQEEQTFTRPGCAPWVFANAGSQGYYRSAYSPEVVGQMAAAAEKELSPAERITLLGDEWAQVRVGHHDIGDLLKLAEGLKGDRERAVVEIVATRLRDISDDLTSDAAREAYQAWVRELLRPAAAELGWQAQPGESEERHSTRAYVLYTLGYAGDDPQVFQQARALVERHLKEGAEADPTLLETAVRLAAIHGDAALYDQYLDQARKLQAPEERYLYQQALARFRDPALIQRTLEYSISPEVRIQDSGRMLGSVFENPAARAIAWQFVKTRWSDVQGKMGLSLGGQRVIRAAGGFCDAAARDDVQKFAGEHNVPAESRSLRQSLERINNCIGLKSAQQERLALWLRSHSAAGVQ
- a CDS encoding transposase, which translates into the protein MLPRKYDYRRKLPHLQKDYRPVFVTFATHTRWELPETARQLALDSSLKQDGNTIDLHVVVVMPDRAHLIFSPRSDRDGPFSLMEIMHAIKGASAHAINQALQRRGRVWQEESFDHVLRSNESLAKKVDYLCQNPVRAGLARAPEEYPWLWRGVVPVL